A genomic segment from Corylus avellana chromosome ca5, CavTom2PMs-1.0 encodes:
- the LOC132182403 gene encoding disease resistance protein RUN1-like: protein MAASTSTSSSSSSHPSWTYDAFLSFRGEDTRKNFTDHLYFALRDAGINTFRDDNELRRGEDITSELLSAIQRFKISIIVFSRNYAASRWCLEELVKIMECRRTVRQLVLPIFYDVEPSDVRNQTGSFAEAFLKHEERYLLDIDKVLRWRRALIEAANLSGWDLTNTVDGHEAKFIRKIVEAVLREVNSTYLYVTLYPVGIDSRLQAITSLLRVGANDVRMVGIWGTGGMGKTTISKAIYNQFFHSFEGKSFLANIRETSKQLDGQVRLQEQLLSDILKTGKIKVNNADRGITMIKERLRDRRVLVILDDVDRLEQLNAIARSRDWFGPGSRIIITTRDEQLLKVLEVDEVYTAQEMSENESLELFSWHAFKNSYPTEDYMDLSRSVIAYSGGLPLALEVLGSFLFSRSRKEWKSALEKLKRIPNDEVQTKLRISFDALNDSTQKDIFLDISCFFIGMDKDYVIQILDACNFFAEIGISVLIQRCLLSVGERNKLIMHDLLRDMGREIVREESPDIQGKRSRLWLHEDAIDIFAKQEGTKAVEGLTLKLSRLHTVTFSTRTFIKMQRLRLLHLDYVHLTGDYEHLSKDLRWLRWHGFPLKLFPNNFYSRNLVAIDLRYSNLTQIWKKSKELFEKLKFLNLSHSHYLSQTPNFARLPNLEKLILKDCRNLFEVHQSIGDLNNLVLVNLKDCRSLQSLPMSFYRLKSLQTLILSGCSRLDYLAEELGEMESLTTLLADNTAIRQVPCTIVQLKNLKCLSLCGCKGSPSKSLSSHFWSWIFPRKSPKSVNLLPASLQGLNSLTDLNLSHCNLSDDAIPKDLGSLCALQSLDLQNNHFHSLPSSLGGLSKLQALHLNYCTKLQSIPDLPPNLKEMWAQHCTALERMPNVSNNLHLEDLYLGNCNKLAEIPGLDKQLKHIDAINLEKCSNLTNNFKKGILQEWPLSGFHSVFGIFLPGNDIPDWFTYKDEGPSVCFEVPRINDRNMDGFTVCIVYSSKIGYTPDLPTISVINKTKSTVEQNERPYSINLEMSYEDHIWQFNFPNSKSKLEAGDEVEVIADFGSGIDVKKIGVCLVYKSNIDGFDGKMIHYASTSNKDAIVFSDDGDASIDQVVIESKMGLGDDEVESSHGCFDDERGAKRLRCDHNTDDKAESSHGCFDNHREAKRLRYDHSAEMRIDDD, encoded by the exons ATGGCTGCCAGTACCTCCacctcttcatcttcttcctcccatCCAAGCTGGACCTATGACGCcttcttgagttttagaggcgaAGACACGCGCAAGAACTTCACCGACCATCTCTATTTTGCTCTAAGAGATGCTGGAATCAACACCTTCAGAGATGACAACGAGCTTCGAAGAGGAGAGGATATTACATCCGAACTGTTGTCGGCAATACAAAGGTTCAAAATCTCTATCATTGTCTTCTCCAGAAACTACGCGGCCTCTAGGTGGTGCTTGGAGGAACTTGTGAAGATCATGGAGTGCCGAAGAACAGTGAGGCAGCTGGTTCTACCTATCTTCTATGATGTTGAACCGTCGGATGTGCGCAACCAAACGGGTAGTTTTGCTGAAGCATTTTTGAAACATGAAGAGCGTTACTTGTTGGACATAGACAAGGTACTGAGGTGGAGAAGAGCTCTGATTGAAGCTGCTAATTTGTCTGGGTGGGATCTAACAAACACTGTGGACGG GCATGAGGCCAAATTTATTAGGAAAATTGTTGAAGCGGTTTTAAGGGAAGTCAACAGCACGTATTTATATGTTACACTCTATCCAGTTGGAATAGATTCTCGCCTGCAAGCCATCACTTCATTGTTAAGGGTTGGAGCCAATGATGTCCGCATGGTAGGAATTTGGGGAACGGGTGGAATGGGGAAAACAACCATTTCTAAAGCCATATACAACCAATTTTTTCATAGTTTTGAAGGTAaaagttttcttgcaaataTAAGAGAAACTTCTAAGCAACTTGATGGTCAGGTTCGATTACAGGAGCAACTTCTTTCTGATATCTTGAAGACAGGCAAGATAAAGGTGAATAATGCTGATAGAGGAATTACTATGATAAAAGAAAGACTTCGTGATAGAAGGGTACTTGTTATACTTGATGATGTAGACCGGTTGGAGCAACTCAATGCCATAGCTAGAAGTCGTGACTGGTTTGGCCCAGGAAGTAGGATTATTATAACAACTAGAGATGAGCAATTGCTAAAGGTGCTTGAAGTGGATGAAGTGTATACAGCCCAAGAAATGAGTGAAAATGAATCTCTGGAGCTgtttagttggcatgcctttaaGAATAGTTATCCCACCGAAGATTATATGGACTTGTCAAGAAGTGTCATTGCTTATTCTGGAGGATTACCACTAGCTCTTGAAGTTTTGGGTTCTTTTCTATTCTCTAGGAGCAGGaaagaatggaaaagtgcattggaGAAATTGAAAAGGATCCCTAATGATGAAGTTCAAACAAAACTTAGAATAAGCTTTGATGCATTAAATGATAGTACCCAAAAGGATATATTCCTTGATATATCGTGTTTTTTTATTGGAATGGACAAAGACTATGTTATACAAATATTGGATGCCTGTAACTTTTTCGCAGAGATTGGAATTAGTGTCCTCATTCAGCGGTGTCTTCTTTCAGTTGGTGAGAGAAACAAACTCATAATGCATGATTTGCTTCGAGACATGGGAAGAGAAATTGTTCGTGAAGAATCCCCCGACATACAAGGAAAGCGTAGTAGATTATGGTTGCATGAGGATGCAATTGACATATTTGCAAAGCAAGAG GGAACAAAAGCAGTTGAAGGACTTACTTTAAAATTGTCAAGATTACATACGGTGACTTTTAGTACAAGAACATTTATAAAGATGCAGAGACTGAGATTACTCCACCTTGATTATGTACATCTTACTGGAGATTATGAACATCTTTCCAAAGATTTAAGGTGGCTCCGTTGGCATGGATTCCCTCTAAAGCTATTTCCTAACAACTTTTACTCAAGAAACCTAGTTGCGATTGACTTGCGATATAGCAACCTCacacaaatttggaaaaaatccAAG GAATTGTTTGAGAAGTTGAAATTCCTAAATCTCAGTCATTCTCATTACTTGTCTCAGACTCCCAACTTTGCAAGACTCCCTAATCTTGAGAAACTAATACTCAAAGATTGTAGGAATTTGTTTGAGGTTCACCAATCTATTGGAGATCTTAATAATcttgttttggttaatttgaaagATTGTAGAAGTCTTCAAAGTCTGCCAATGAGTTTCTATAGGTTGAAGTCTCTTCAAACTCTCATTCTTTCTGGTTGTTCTAGACTTGACTATTTGGCTGAGGAGTTGGGGGAGATGGAATCTTTGACAACATTACTTGCAGATAACACTGCCATAAGACAAGTGCCATGTACCATAGTACAACTAAAGAACCTCAAATGCTTGTCACTGTGTGGGTGTAAAGGATCACCATCTAAGTCACTCTCGTCACATTTTTGGTCTTGGATATTCCCAAGGAAAAGTCCCAAGTCAGTCAATCTATTGCCTGCTTCACTACAAGGATTGAACTCGCTAACAGATTTAAATCTCAGTCATTGCAATTTATCAGATGATGCAATTCCTAAAGATCTTGGGAGTTTATGTGCCCTTCAATCTTTAGATCTACAAAACAATCATTTTCATAGCCTGCCATCGAGCCTTGGTGGTCTTTCGAAGCTTCAAGCTCTCCATTTGAATTATTGCACAAAGCTTCAATCAATTCCAGATTTACCACCAAATTTGAAGGAGATGTGGGCGCAACACTGCACGGCGTTGGAAAGAATGCCAAATGTATCAAATAACTTACATTTGGAAGATTTGTACCTCGGTAACTGCAATAAATTAGCCGAAATTCCAGGCTTGGATAAGCAGTTAAAGCACATTGACGCCATTAACCTGGAGAAGTGCAGcaatttaacaaataattttaaaaaaggcaTCCtacag GAATGGCCTTTGAGTGGATTTCATAGTGTGTTTGGCATTTTTCTCCCTGGCAATGATATACCTGATTGGTTTACGTATAAAGATGAGGGACCCTCCGTATGTTTTGAAGTGCCTCGCATCAATGATCGTAATATGGATGGGTTCACTGTATGCATTGTTTATTCATCCAAGATAGGGTATACTCCTGATCTTCCTACCATTTCTGTAATCAATAAAACCAAGAGTACCGTTGAGCAAAATGAAAGGCCATATAGCATTAATCTGGAAATGTCTTATGAAGATCACATTTGGCAATTCAATTTTCCTAACAGTAAGTCCAAATTGGAGGCCGGTGATGAAGTAGAGGTTATTGCAGATTTTGGGTCAGGAATTGATGTTAAGAAGATAGGGGTTTGCCTAGTATACAAAAGTAATATTGATGgatttgatggaaaaatgatTCATTATGCCTCTACATCGAATAAGGACGCAATTGTTTTCAGTGACGATGGAGATGCGTCCATAGATCAGGTTGTGATCGAGTCTAAAATGGGCCTTGGTGATGATGAAGTAGAATCAAGCCATGGTTGCTTTGACGATGAACGAGGTGCTAAAAGATTGAGGTGTGACCATAATACTGATGATAAAGCAGAATCAAGCCATGGTTGCTTTGACAACCATCGAGAGGCTAAAAGATTGAGGTATGATCATAGTGCTGAAATGAGGATAGATGACGATTGA